The Bufo gargarizans isolate SCDJY-AF-19 unplaced genomic scaffold, ASM1485885v1 original_scaffold_1067_pilon, whole genome shotgun sequence genome contains a region encoding:
- the LOC122922930 gene encoding G-protein coupled receptor 4-like — protein MVNKWNLQETGQNSSRSTSSLSNMSNFTLDACNVDSDLDGVLPPSLYAVVFVVGLPANLLALWAAWLQVRKGKELGVYLLNLSLSDLLLICALPPWTDYYLRRDVWGYGPGACRLFGFIFYTNLYVGAAFLSCVSADRYLAVAHPLRFPGARPIRSAAAVSALVWVLELAANAPPLFRDAITRDRYNHTFCYESYPLSGKGDALANVGRVLAGFLLPWAIMLLCYAGLLRALRGSASCERREKRRVRRLALGLPCVALLCYGPYHALLLLRSLVFLIGGGSVAAGESCALEERLFPAYHASLAMATLNCLADPALYCLACPGARTEVLKALGRVVAWAMGKDRTGWQERGGRGVSGRGEEVGMMEMGGRGGSCIV, from the coding sequence ATGGTCAACAAGTGGAATTTACAGGAAACTGGACAGAATTCCTCTCGAAGCACATCTTCTTTATCTAACATGTCTAACTTCACTCTAGATGCTTGCAATGTTGACTCTGACCTGGATGGCGTGCTTCCTCCATCCCTCTACGCCGTTGTGTTCGTAGTGGGACTCCCAGCCAATCTTCTGGCCCTCTGGGCCGCCTGGCTGCAGGTGCGGAAAGGGAAAGAACTTGGAGTCTACCTTCTAAACCTCAGCCTGTCGGATCTCCTGCTCATTTGTGCACTACCACCCTGGACGGACTACTACTTACGGAGAGATGTATGGGGGTATGGGCCGGGGGCCTGCCGCCTTTTCGGTTTCATCTTCTACACTAACCTGTATGTGGGTGCTgccttcctgtcctgtgtctcaGCTGACCGCTACCTGGCTGTGGCACATCCTTTGAGGTTCCCTGGTGCCCGGCCCATCCGCTCTGCTGCGGCTGTCTCAGCACTGGTGTGGGTCCTAGAACTGGCAGCCAATGCCCCCCCCCTGTTCAGAGACGCTATCACCAGAGACCGCTACAACCACACCTTCTGCTACGAGAGCTATCCCCTATCTGGGAAGGGAGATGCATTGGCCAATGTGGGGAGGGTATTAGCTGGGTTTTTATTGCCCTGGGCGATAATGCTTTTGTGCTATGCTGGGTTACTTCGTGCTCTGCGGGGCAGTGCATCCTGTGAGCGCAGGGAAAAGAGACGGGTGCGTCGGCTGGCCCTGGGGCTGCCCTGTGTGGCTCTGCTCTGCTATGGGCCCTATCATGCCctgcttctcctacgcagcctAGTGTTCCTGATTGGAGGAGGTTCGGTGGCAGCAGGCGAGAGCTGTGCCTTAGAAGAGCGGCTCTTCCCAGCTTACCATGCCTCTCTGGCAATGGCCACCCTGAACTGCTTGGCTGATCCGGCCCTCTACTGCTTGGCATGTCCAGGAGCGAGGACGGAAGTGCTGAAAGCACTAGGCAGAGTGGTGGCATGGGCAATGGGAAAGGACAGGACTGGTTGGCAGGAAAGGGGTGGTAGAGGAGTCAGTGGTCGGGGTGAGGAGGTGGGAATGATGGAGATGGGTGGCAGAGGGGGCAGCTGCATTgtgtga